The following nucleotide sequence is from Paenibacillus odorifer.
ATGATAAGCTATTCTATGTAGATATTCGCCCAGATGTCACTGAATAAGTCAAACGCCCATACAATGGATAAAAACCGTAGGAGGCGCAGAGCTATGAGTCCCAATAAGACGAACCCTTTAGATTGGATGAATGAAGATCCTTTTTTTAAGAAAAAGTTATCCTTGAAAGCTCTTGAAGAGCAGTGGAAGTTGGATCCTAACCAAATTGACGGGTATGTCGAAAAAGTCATCCGAGAAGCAACTGCAGCGACCTCCTCTTCATTTATGAACGAAACCTCAAGTTTAAGCTTTGAGCATATCGACACTCATAATCATCTGATTACCAAAATTCGTATTCCGAGCGGAATCCACCCCGAAAGTATATGGGCACAAATCAATCGCACACAAATTAAATTAAC
It contains:
- a CDS encoding Hsp20/alpha crystallin family protein, encoding MSPNKTNPLDWMNEDPFFKKKLSLKALEEQWKLDPNQIDGYVEKVIREATAATSSSFMNETSSLSFEHIDTHNHLITKIRIPSGIHPESIWAQINRTQIKLTGLGKDHSEIIQLPVPVIPDQSRGTYKQGSLQFRMAKMSAGRFKDIDIRYL